The window AAACGATGAAGGCCAAAGTCGGGGACTGGTTAGTGATGAAGGGCACCACAACTGAGCAGCACGATCAGCGCGGACTGATCACCGAGGTGCACTCCGAAGACGGCT is drawn from Actinomycetes bacterium and contains these coding sequences:
- a CDS encoding DUF1918 domain-containing protein — protein: MKAKVGDWLVMKGTTTEQHDQRGLITEVHSEDG